In a genomic window of Variovorax paradoxus:
- a CDS encoding Lrp/AsnC family transcriptional regulator, with protein sequence MESIDKFDLAILQELQTDGRLTNAELAQRVGLSAAPCWRRVRALEEAGFIKGYRAEIDRHKIGLGVLAFVRVDTERVTNEATRKLEDAIRKMPEVVACHYISGTGTFELQVVARDLDGFSAFARQHLMNLPNVKDLHTSFSLGEVKASSALPLGHLAK encoded by the coding sequence ATGGAAAGCATTGACAAGTTCGACCTTGCCATCCTGCAAGAACTGCAGACCGATGGCCGCCTTACCAACGCCGAGCTTGCGCAGCGCGTGGGCCTGTCGGCCGCGCCCTGCTGGCGCCGCGTGCGTGCGCTGGAAGAGGCCGGCTTCATCAAGGGCTACCGCGCCGAGATCGACCGGCACAAGATCGGGCTGGGCGTGCTCGCTTTCGTGCGCGTCGACACCGAGCGCGTCACCAACGAAGCGACCCGCAAGCTCGAGGACGCCATCCGCAAGATGCCCGAGGTCGTCGCCTGCCACTACATCAGCGGCACCGGCACCTTCGAGCTGCAGGTGGTGGCGCGCGACCTCGACGGTTTCTCCGCCTTCGCGCGGCAGCACCTGATGAACCTGCCGAACGTGAAGGACCTGCACACCAGCTTCTCGCTCGGCGAGGTGAAGGCGAGCAGCGCGCTGCCGCTGGGGCACCTGGCGAAGTAG
- the tssI gene encoding type VI secretion system tip protein VgrG, which produces MSNLPRTLSVLGPALPLVDGQPALRAVRLSGREGLNALFCYELLLESPDDADLDLDAFIGREIHCRIALDDGMDGMREINALVTEAAFLGEAGRHAQYLLTLRPWLHLAALRTDCRIFQDLTVVQILEALLARYPFPVCWRLAEHYPPRDYQTQFNESDFAFFERLCQEWGIGYYFEHADGAHRLVLGDGTGAFHPAAGRYRTLDFHPPGWKLDAEYVHSFVPVRRIASGRYASREYDYMRPRADLSVSQGGDSQAEVYSWHDSVGGSHWAQPRAGRGGFEEAANDPFAEGRQLALLRLQALRAEAVRAIGSGPIRGLAPGTTFRLHGHPRQEIETTEYLALDTRFLIEEVGADSNRREHWRVNLDFTAHPLAEPLRPALVRPKPMAVGPQVARVVGPAGQNLWTDALGRIKVQFPWDREGAHDAHSSCWLRVSAPWAGNQLGGVWLPRIGQEVIVSFIGGDADLPICTGRVHDRDNLPPWALPGQAALSGFRSRELTEGGGNAAAGRSNHLVLDDTPDRIQAQLKSDHQCSVLSLGRFARIEDHAGRKEERGEGFELRTDGHGVLRAARGMLITTEARPNAANHALDMGETSVRLAEAQEQHDMLAEAARLHRAQDAGTDQDEVQQALAKQNAAIVGTGAPFPELEAPHLVLASPAGIAASTSGPLHLHARTHAAFTSRGHLGFSSARRWLASAAEGIRAFTQRHGIRFVAAEGPIDVEAHADDLVLLAHKDVRIRSIDGELHISARKKVVIIGGGSYTEWSAQGIVHGTAGTWQEHAALHAQVGPMQRPPSFPTFARGRFHGKDSGSSHRFSPSA; this is translated from the coding sequence ATGTCGAATCTGCCGCGCACGCTGTCGGTCCTTGGACCGGCGCTTCCCCTCGTCGATGGACAGCCCGCGCTGCGGGCCGTGCGGCTGTCGGGCCGCGAGGGGCTCAATGCGCTGTTTTGTTATGAGCTGCTGCTCGAGTCGCCCGATGACGCGGACCTCGATCTCGATGCCTTCATCGGCCGCGAGATCCATTGCCGCATCGCGCTCGACGACGGGATGGACGGCATGCGCGAGATCAACGCGCTCGTCACCGAGGCCGCCTTTCTGGGCGAGGCGGGCCGCCACGCGCAGTACCTGCTGACATTGCGGCCCTGGCTGCACTTGGCCGCGCTGCGCACCGACTGCAGGATCTTCCAGGACCTGACGGTCGTCCAGATCCTCGAGGCCCTGCTCGCGCGCTATCCCTTCCCCGTCTGCTGGCGCCTGGCCGAGCACTATCCGCCGCGCGACTATCAGACCCAGTTCAACGAGAGCGACTTCGCTTTCTTCGAGCGGCTGTGCCAGGAGTGGGGCATCGGCTATTACTTCGAGCATGCGGACGGGGCGCACCGGCTGGTGCTTGGCGATGGGACGGGGGCTTTTCACCCCGCCGCCGGGCGCTACCGCACCCTGGACTTCCACCCGCCGGGCTGGAAGCTCGATGCGGAGTACGTTCACAGCTTCGTGCCCGTGCGCCGGATCGCCAGCGGGCGGTATGCGAGTCGGGAGTACGACTACATGCGGCCGCGGGCCGACCTCTCCGTCAGCCAGGGTGGCGATTCACAGGCCGAGGTCTACAGCTGGCATGACTCGGTGGGCGGCAGCCACTGGGCGCAGCCGAGGGCCGGGCGCGGGGGATTCGAGGAGGCGGCGAACGATCCGTTCGCCGAGGGGCGCCAGCTGGCGCTGCTTCGTCTGCAAGCCCTGCGCGCCGAAGCCGTTCGCGCAATTGGCAGCGGCCCGATCCGAGGCCTGGCTCCGGGCACCACCTTCCGTCTCCACGGCCACCCACGCCAGGAAATCGAAACCACCGAATACCTCGCGCTCGACACCCGCTTCCTGATCGAGGAGGTCGGCGCCGACAGCAACCGCCGCGAACACTGGCGCGTGAATCTCGACTTCACCGCCCACCCGCTGGCCGAACCGCTGCGCCCCGCGCTCGTGCGTCCCAAGCCCATGGCCGTCGGCCCGCAGGTGGCAAGAGTCGTCGGACCCGCGGGCCAGAACCTCTGGACCGATGCCCTGGGCCGCATCAAGGTGCAGTTCCCCTGGGACCGCGAGGGCGCGCACGACGCCCACAGCAGCTGCTGGCTGCGCGTGAGCGCGCCGTGGGCCGGCAACCAGCTCGGCGGCGTCTGGCTGCCGCGCATCGGCCAGGAAGTGATCGTGAGCTTCATCGGCGGCGATGCCGACCTGCCGATCTGCACGGGGCGGGTGCACGACCGGGACAACCTGCCGCCGTGGGCGCTGCCGGGTCAAGCCGCGCTCAGCGGCTTCAGGAGCCGCGAGCTGACCGAGGGCGGCGGCAATGCCGCGGCGGGGCGCAGCAACCATCTGGTGCTCGACGACACGCCCGACCGGATCCAGGCGCAGCTCAAGAGCGACCACCAGTGCAGCGTGCTGAGCCTGGGGCGCTTCGCGCGCATCGAGGACCATGCGGGGCGCAAGGAGGAGCGCGGCGAGGGCTTCGAGTTGCGCACCGACGGGCACGGGGTGCTGCGGGCAGCGCGCGGGATGCTGATCACCACCGAAGCCCGGCCGAACGCGGCGAACCATGCGCTGGACATGGGCGAGACCTCGGTGCGGCTGGCCGAAGCGCAGGAACAGCACGACATGCTCGCGGAAGCCGCCCGGCTGCACCGCGCGCAGGACGCCGGCACCGACCAGGACGAAGTGCAGCAGGCGCTCGCGAAGCAGAACGCAGCCATCGTCGGCACGGGCGCCCCTTTCCCCGAACTGGAAGCGCCGCACCTGGTGCTCGCGAGCCCCGCCGGCATCGCGGCTTCCACGTCGGGCCCGTTGCACCTGCACGCCAGGACCCACGCGGCCTTCACGAGCCGCGGCCATCTCGGTTTCAGCAGCGCCAGACGCTGGCTCGCCAGCGCCGCCGAGGGCATCCGCGCCTTCACGCAGCGGCACGGCATCCGCTTCGTCGCCGCCGAAGGCCCGATCGACGTCGAGGCCCATGCCGACGACCTGGTGCTGCTCGCGCACAAGGACGTGCGGATCCGGAGCATCGACGGCGAGCTCCACATCAGCGCCCGCAAGAAGGTCGTGATCATCGGCGGCGGCAGCTACACCGAATGGAGCGCGCAGGGGATCGTGCATGGCACGGCCGGCACCTGGCAGGAACATGCGGCGCTGCATGCACAGGTGGGGCCGATGCAGAGGCCGCCCAGTTTCCCGACGTTCGCGCGAGGCCGCTTTCACGGCAAAGACTCCGGGTCGTCTCACCGCTTTTCCCCGTCGGCTTGA
- a CDS encoding M23 family metallopeptidase, translating into MLISPPFLPESLADNEAFVAAAMPDGADIAPGSGGAPLGSYPLTTALTWHNGLHLRAPRDAQNRAAPVRAIADGTVIFKREPRTSNATAGDPQNYNPYGLEPAWTDNGILILRHSTEIGATADVPTRLTYYSVYMHLCGIAATVTEGGSVWRKDPIGIAGRILGREDHLHFEICLSPTHLRTLLGSARECIWTDPSRAPTADGRIDSVFGSIHIYLPAGTPTRSSFPASHLREGNASRGGSSAATDHFPPDTLRTAQWVEILHQRGNTTYRSYLASGPHAGEPIGSAHIAQGFEYDLYTEACARHDSLGAAVRVGSSPSGWYELLRFGRNLGPDALPAHAANWQKIPTADGTVWVDLNAAGTFKFSDADFPGYRGWQCFDDDTSEDNQRCDSSHLKSLLRDPSIPERIREREALARRLGQHDIREKLSRAICRFPTEWDRRTIAKRYEWLKVDEEFRVESGKEWDEFKAHAEAISFDDLPTEYVDAVWHFHPRAFISHMRKCGWLSRGEMVQCIPRVSPAGGIPLATARTRVDTWCVAINAMARKFGLDSPLRMTHLLAQVWAETGYLRLTREAGADHARYAPYIGRGLIQITWKDKYDAYADFAKLGTPPANSFNLELIATDPYHAGNSSGFYWVSKTYLEPRKTSSINLSRIADTGWSTNSIGKLCLWINGGGNHYDHRHVHAIFIARVLDDIGHARSTATETVTFPKMEFDRESSVVNGRSTRRVVGTQTSNDSMTISVNFTPQR; encoded by the coding sequence ATGCTGATCAGCCCCCCGTTCCTGCCCGAATCGCTTGCCGATAACGAGGCTTTCGTCGCCGCGGCCATGCCGGATGGCGCGGACATCGCCCCCGGTTCCGGCGGTGCGCCACTGGGCTCATACCCGTTGACGACCGCGCTGACCTGGCACAACGGCTTGCACCTGCGCGCGCCCCGAGACGCCCAGAATCGCGCCGCGCCTGTCCGTGCCATCGCCGATGGCACTGTCATCTTCAAGCGCGAGCCGCGCACTTCGAACGCGACAGCCGGCGATCCGCAGAACTACAACCCCTACGGACTGGAGCCGGCCTGGACCGACAACGGCATCCTCATCCTGCGCCACAGCACCGAGATCGGAGCAACCGCCGATGTGCCCACGCGCCTGACCTACTACAGCGTCTACATGCACTTGTGCGGCATCGCTGCCACCGTGACGGAAGGAGGCTCCGTCTGGCGCAAGGATCCCATCGGTATTGCCGGGCGAATCCTGGGCCGCGAGGATCACCTTCATTTCGAGATCTGCCTCAGCCCAACTCACCTGCGCACGCTGTTGGGCAGCGCACGCGAATGCATCTGGACCGACCCATCGCGAGCGCCAACTGCCGATGGCCGCATCGACAGCGTGTTCGGAAGCATCCATATCTACCTGCCGGCTGGAACGCCGACCCGGAGCAGCTTCCCCGCCTCGCACCTGAGAGAAGGCAATGCTTCCAGAGGCGGCTCGAGCGCAGCCACGGATCACTTTCCTCCGGACACCTTGCGCACGGCTCAATGGGTGGAGATCCTTCACCAGAGAGGCAACACCACATACCGAAGCTATCTCGCGAGTGGCCCCCATGCCGGAGAGCCCATCGGCAGCGCCCACATCGCCCAAGGTTTCGAATACGACCTGTACACCGAAGCCTGTGCGCGGCATGACAGCCTCGGGGCGGCGGTTCGCGTCGGCAGCAGTCCGAGCGGGTGGTACGAGCTTCTGCGCTTCGGACGCAATCTGGGGCCTGACGCGCTGCCCGCCCATGCGGCGAACTGGCAGAAGATTCCCACGGCGGACGGCACGGTCTGGGTCGATCTCAATGCCGCGGGCACCTTCAAGTTCAGCGATGCGGACTTTCCTGGATACCGCGGCTGGCAATGTTTCGACGACGACACGAGCGAGGACAACCAGCGGTGCGACTCGTCGCATCTGAAAAGCCTGCTGCGCGACCCCTCGATACCCGAGCGCATCCGCGAGCGCGAGGCGCTTGCGCGCCGACTGGGCCAGCACGACATCCGCGAAAAGCTCTCTCGTGCCATCTGCAGGTTTCCGACCGAATGGGATCGGCGAACCATCGCCAAGCGCTACGAGTGGCTCAAAGTGGACGAGGAGTTTCGGGTGGAAAGCGGCAAGGAGTGGGACGAATTCAAAGCGCATGCCGAAGCCATCAGCTTCGACGATCTGCCCACCGAATATGTCGATGCGGTCTGGCACTTCCATCCACGCGCCTTCATCTCGCACATGCGCAAATGTGGATGGCTCAGCCGCGGGGAGATGGTTCAGTGCATCCCCCGGGTTTCCCCCGCAGGGGGCATTCCTCTCGCCACGGCCCGAACACGGGTCGACACGTGGTGCGTGGCGATCAACGCCATGGCCAGGAAGTTCGGTCTGGACAGCCCGCTGCGGATGACGCACCTTCTGGCCCAGGTCTGGGCCGAAACAGGCTACCTGCGCCTGACGCGCGAAGCAGGCGCGGACCACGCGCGCTACGCACCCTACATCGGCCGAGGCCTCATCCAGATCACCTGGAAGGACAAGTACGACGCCTATGCCGATTTCGCGAAGCTGGGCACGCCCCCCGCCAACTCGTTCAATCTGGAATTGATCGCCACCGATCCTTACCACGCCGGAAACTCATCGGGCTTCTACTGGGTCTCCAAGACCTACCTGGAGCCGAGAAAGACATCGAGCATCAATCTTTCGCGCATCGCCGATACCGGCTGGTCGACAAACTCCATCGGAAAGCTGTGCCTGTGGATCAATGGCGGAGGGAATCACTACGACCATCGGCATGTCCACGCGATCTTCATCGCGCGCGTGCTCGACGATATCGGCCACGCCCGGAGCACGGCCACGGAAACGGTCACGTTCCCGAAGATGGAGTTCGACAGGGAAAGCAGCGTCGTGAACGGTCGCTCCACCCGCAGGGTCGTCGGCACGCAGACATCGAACGACTCGATGACCATCTCGGTCAACTTCACTCCGCAAAGATGA
- a CDS encoding basic amino acid ABC transporter substrate-binding protein: MTPTRRALALGFAAAVMAFGALAPAQAQNRELTVASSATYAPFAFENKDKQIVGFDIDIINAIAKQQGLKIKIVNTPFTGIFGALNNGDVDLVISGVTINEKRKQSYDFTPPYFAARQLIALPKNSTVASLKDLTGKKIAVVSASTADDIASREFGKTSPNIRRFESTPLIISELAGGGVDAAMGDNGVIAYRVSQNPELKTLDDKSFPEEGFGIVVKKGDKALLDKLTAGLAAIRADGSYVTIYKKWFNKDPNVR, from the coding sequence ATGACCCCCACCCGCCGCGCCCTGGCGCTTGGCTTTGCCGCTGCCGTGATGGCTTTCGGTGCCCTGGCGCCCGCCCAGGCGCAGAACCGCGAACTGACCGTGGCCTCCAGCGCCACCTATGCGCCGTTCGCGTTCGAGAACAAGGACAAGCAGATCGTCGGTTTCGACATCGACATCATCAACGCCATCGCGAAGCAGCAGGGCCTGAAGATCAAGATCGTGAACACGCCGTTCACCGGCATCTTCGGCGCGCTCAACAACGGCGACGTCGACCTCGTGATCTCGGGCGTGACGATCAACGAGAAGCGCAAGCAGAGCTACGACTTCACGCCGCCGTACTTCGCGGCACGCCAGCTGATCGCGCTGCCGAAGAACAGCACGGTCGCCTCGCTCAAGGACCTCACGGGCAAGAAGATCGCGGTGGTGAGCGCCTCGACGGCCGACGACATCGCGTCGCGCGAGTTCGGCAAGACCAGCCCGAACATCCGCCGCTTCGAGAGCACGCCGCTGATCATCTCCGAGCTGGCCGGCGGTGGCGTCGACGCGGCGATGGGCGACAACGGCGTGATCGCCTACCGCGTGTCGCAGAACCCCGAGCTGAAGACCCTCGACGACAAGTCCTTCCCCGAGGAAGGCTTCGGCATCGTGGTGAAGAAGGGCGACAAGGCGCTGCTCGACAAGCTCACGGCCGGCCTGGCGGCGATTCGCGCCGACGGCAGCTACGTGACGATCTACAAGAAGTGGTTCAACAAGGACCCGAACGTGCGCTGA
- a CDS encoding amino acid ABC transporter permease, which yields MEQPVLLFGWFRWDILVEYKDLFWQGAWMTLRMTVVCVLLGASWGLCLALARLAQPRHAPWTWVARFFLRWPATVYVSFFRGTPLFVQILLIHFAVMPVFIHPTSGLLIDGELARTLKQEHGALISGVVALTLNSAAYISEVFRAGIQSISRGQFDAGRSLGFNPAQVMRYVVLPQAFRRMLPPLGNNAIALLKDTSLVSAIGLAELAYAARTVAGAYARYWEPYLAISVIYWVMTLVLTTLLRRLEHRLARSDRG from the coding sequence ATGGAACAACCGGTGTTGCTGTTCGGATGGTTCCGCTGGGACATCCTGGTCGAATACAAGGACCTGTTCTGGCAGGGCGCCTGGATGACCTTGCGCATGACGGTGGTCTGCGTGCTGCTGGGCGCGAGCTGGGGCTTGTGCCTGGCGCTGGCGCGGCTCGCGCAGCCGCGGCACGCACCCTGGACCTGGGTGGCGCGCTTCTTCCTGCGCTGGCCGGCCACGGTGTACGTGAGCTTCTTCCGCGGCACGCCGCTGTTCGTGCAGATCCTCTTGATCCACTTCGCGGTGATGCCGGTGTTCATCCACCCCACCTCGGGCCTGCTGATCGACGGCGAGCTCGCGCGCACGCTCAAGCAGGAGCACGGCGCGCTGATCTCGGGCGTGGTGGCGCTCACGCTCAATTCGGCGGCCTACATCTCCGAGGTGTTCCGCGCGGGCATCCAGTCGATCTCGCGCGGCCAGTTCGACGCCGGCCGCTCGCTGGGCTTCAACCCGGCGCAGGTGATGCGCTACGTGGTGCTGCCGCAGGCCTTCCGCCGCATGTTGCCGCCGCTGGGCAACAACGCGATCGCGCTGCTCAAGGACACCTCCCTGGTCTCCGCCATCGGCCTGGCCGAGCTGGCCTACGCGGCGCGCACCGTGGCCGGTGCCTATGCGCGCTACTGGGAGCCCTATCTCGCGATCTCGGTGATCTACTGGGTGATGACGCTGGTGCTGACCACGCTGCTGCGCCGGCTCGAGCACCGGCTCGCGCGCAGCGACCGCGGCTGA
- a CDS encoding MFS transporter: MPPISPEETPIPPARPKPPKLAALEPLKLPVFRMLWSTWLIANICMWMNDVAAAWMMTSLTTSPIWVALVQSASTLPVFLLGLPSGALADILDRRRWLMATQFWLAGTAIVLCAAIALDMMTAPLLLALTFANGIGLALRWPVFSAIVPELVPRPQLPAALGLNGIAMNASRIIGPLTAGMLIASAGSVWVFALNAVLSVASGFVVLRWRREHTPNPLGRERLISAMRVGVQFVWQSQRMRAVLSRITIFFFHSTALLALLPLLARNLQGGGAGTFTLLLAAMGSGAIVAVLFLPRLRQALGRDQLVLRGTALQSAATAVMAFAPNAWVAVPAMFFGGMAWITVANSLSVSAQLALPDWVRARGMSTYQMAIMGASAIGAALWGQVATVTDLRMSLVVASVTGTLLMLAALRWVTDVSGEDDTTPAKAGWASGPPSEAPQENGRVVINVEFIIDPARAAAFHLVMQQTRRARLSQGAIGWELLHDIGEPGRYVEQIVDESWTEHLRRFNRATAADMALRERRLAFHLGESPPVVTRYVVRR, encoded by the coding sequence ATGCCCCCGATATCGCCCGAAGAGACACCCATCCCGCCCGCGCGGCCGAAGCCGCCCAAGCTCGCCGCGCTCGAGCCGCTGAAGCTGCCGGTGTTCCGCATGCTGTGGAGCACCTGGCTGATCGCCAACATCTGCATGTGGATGAACGACGTGGCGGCGGCGTGGATGATGACCTCGCTGACCACCTCGCCGATCTGGGTCGCGCTGGTGCAGTCGGCCTCCACGCTGCCGGTGTTCCTGCTCGGCCTGCCCAGCGGCGCGCTGGCCGACATCCTCGACCGCCGGCGCTGGCTGATGGCCACGCAGTTCTGGCTCGCGGGCACGGCGATCGTGCTGTGCGCCGCGATCGCGCTCGACATGATGACCGCGCCGCTGCTGCTGGCGCTGACCTTCGCCAACGGCATCGGGCTGGCGCTGCGCTGGCCGGTGTTCTCGGCCATCGTGCCCGAGCTGGTGCCGCGCCCGCAGTTGCCGGCCGCGCTCGGGCTCAACGGCATCGCGATGAATGCCTCGCGCATCATCGGCCCGCTCACGGCCGGCATGCTGATCGCGAGCGCGGGCAGCGTCTGGGTGTTCGCGCTCAACGCGGTGCTGTCGGTGGCCTCGGGCTTCGTGGTGCTGCGCTGGCGCCGCGAGCACACGCCCAATCCGCTGGGCCGCGAGCGGCTGATCAGCGCGATGCGCGTGGGCGTGCAGTTCGTCTGGCAGTCGCAGCGCATGCGCGCGGTGCTCAGCCGCATCACGATCTTCTTCTTCCATTCGACGGCGCTGCTGGCGCTGCTGCCGCTCCTCGCACGCAACCTCCAGGGCGGCGGTGCCGGCACCTTCACCCTGCTGCTGGCGGCCATGGGCTCGGGCGCGATCGTGGCGGTGCTGTTCCTGCCGCGGCTGCGCCAGGCGCTGGGGCGCGACCAGCTGGTGCTGCGCGGCACCGCGCTGCAGTCGGCCGCCACGGCGGTGATGGCCTTCGCACCCAACGCCTGGGTCGCGGTGCCGGCGATGTTCTTCGGCGGCATGGCCTGGATCACGGTGGCCAATTCGCTGTCGGTGTCGGCCCAGCTCGCGCTGCCCGACTGGGTGCGCGCGCGCGGCATGTCGACCTATCAGATGGCGATCATGGGCGCGAGCGCGATCGGCGCCGCGCTGTGGGGCCAGGTGGCCACGGTCACCGACCTGCGGATGAGCCTGGTCGTGGCCTCGGTCACCGGCACGCTGCTGATGCTGGCGGCGCTGCGCTGGGTCACCGATGTCTCGGGCGAGGACGACACCACGCCCGCCAAGGCCGGCTGGGCCTCCGGGCCGCCGTCCGAGGCGCCGCAGGAGAACGGCCGCGTGGTGATCAACGTCGAGTTCATCATCGACCCGGCACGCGCCGCGGCCTTCCACCTGGTGATGCAGCAGACGCGCCGCGCGCGGCTGAGCCAGGGCGCGATCGGCTGGGAGCTGCTGCACGACATCGGCGAGCCGGGCCGCTACGTCGAGCAGATCGTCGACGAGAGCTGGACCGAGCACCTGCGCCGCTTCAATCGCGCGACCGCCGCCGACATGGCGCTGCGCGAGCGCCGGCTGGCCTTCCACCTCGGCGAATCGCCGCCGGTGGTCACGCGCTACGTCGTGCGCCGCTGA
- a CDS encoding MFS transporter — protein sequence MKTTQVATLFCCLFLIGSAEVVAGPMMGAMSADLGVRSSAIAYLPAAYGLAYGAFALIAGPLSDRWGRRRPLQAGLLGFALLSAALPSAPSLAVAIVLSALAGLCAGLIQPNALSLVADESPPEQIGRRLSHVFVGLMLAFVLTPVVAGWLTDTAGWRSAYYTLAAMAALAFLAVTRAFVQRVPAAASHAGFFATHAQALRTPGVRRRLAVSYLWLGWVAGFGAVVAEVAARKLVLSSTDTGLIAGLFGLAVIAGNLASGRLQRALGEAALPLAALAAAAGLLGLALPVGSTTQLVLLGLPWAFGYGCAGPLHHARLSALSERYRGTINSYHASLLNLGIFSVSFLLGSVVPRFPVEVFCALAGGVTLVGACLLLPWPWRKAGVATT from the coding sequence ATGAAGACGACCCAGGTCGCCACGCTGTTCTGCTGCCTGTTCCTCATCGGCTCGGCCGAGGTGGTGGCGGGCCCGATGATGGGCGCGATGAGCGCCGACCTCGGCGTGCGCTCGAGCGCCATCGCCTACCTGCCGGCCGCCTATGGGCTCGCCTACGGCGCCTTCGCGCTGATCGCCGGGCCGCTGTCTGACCGCTGGGGCCGCCGGCGGCCGCTGCAGGCCGGGCTGCTGGGCTTCGCGCTGCTCAGTGCCGCGCTCCCGAGCGCGCCGAGCCTGGCGGTGGCGATCGTGCTGTCTGCGCTGGCCGGGCTGTGCGCGGGTCTGATCCAGCCCAATGCGCTGTCGCTGGTGGCCGACGAATCGCCGCCCGAGCAGATCGGCCGCCGGCTCAGCCATGTCTTCGTCGGCCTGATGCTGGCCTTCGTGCTCACGCCGGTGGTGGCGGGCTGGCTGACCGACACCGCGGGCTGGCGCTCGGCCTACTACACGCTCGCGGCGATGGCCGCGCTGGCCTTTCTCGCGGTGACGCGCGCCTTCGTCCAGCGCGTGCCCGCGGCCGCGTCGCACGCGGGCTTCTTCGCCACCCATGCGCAGGCGCTGCGCACGCCCGGCGTGCGGCGGCGGCTCGCGGTCAGCTACCTCTGGCTGGGCTGGGTTGCCGGCTTCGGCGCGGTGGTGGCCGAGGTGGCGGCGCGCAAGCTGGTGCTGTCGTCGACCGACACCGGCCTGATCGCCGGCCTGTTCGGCCTAGCCGTGATCGCCGGCAACCTGGCCAGCGGCCGGCTGCAGCGCGCGCTCGGCGAAGCCGCGTTGCCACTGGCGGCGCTGGCCGCGGCGGCGGGCCTGCTGGGCCTGGCGCTGCCGGTGGGCTCGACCACGCAGCTGGTGCTGCTCGGCCTGCCCTGGGCCTTCGGCTACGGCTGCGCGGGGCCGCTGCACCATGCGCGGCTCAGCGCGCTGTCCGAGCGTTACCGCGGCACCATCAACTCCTATCACGCGAGCCTGCTCAACCTCGGCATCTTCTCGGTCTCGTTCCTGCTCGGCAGCGTGGTGCCGCGCTTCCCGGTCGAGGTGTTCTGCGCGCTGGCCGGCGGCGTGACGCTGGTCGGCGCCTGCCTGCTGCTGCCGTGGCCGTGGCGCAAGGCCGGGGTCGCGACGACCTGA
- a CDS encoding creatininase family protein: protein MNPVTLRSRFWSDLTSEEFSRLDRERLIAVLPVGATEQHGPHLPMSTDTATIDGMVRATLPHLPDDLPVLFLPTVPYGKSNEHSRYPGTLTVSASTLIAMWTDIGACVARAGVRKLVLYNSHGGQMSVMDIVARDLREAHGMMVVAANWYTLGLPEGLFTAHEGKHGIHAGDLESSVMLHLTPDYVRADQFRNFHSMTEDLAAENKYLSITPSGKLGWQMHDINPMGAAGDATRATAEKGAAVLDHVGRRFVDLLHEIDRFPLSRLANEPAWR, encoded by the coding sequence ATGAACCCGGTCACCCTGCGCAGCCGCTTCTGGTCGGACCTGACCAGCGAAGAGTTCTCCCGCCTCGACCGCGAACGGCTGATCGCCGTGCTGCCGGTGGGCGCCACCGAGCAGCACGGTCCGCACCTGCCGATGTCGACCGACACCGCCACCATCGACGGCATGGTGCGCGCCACGCTCCCCCACCTGCCCGACGACCTGCCGGTGCTGTTCCTGCCCACGGTGCCCTACGGCAAGAGCAACGAGCACTCGCGCTACCCGGGCACGCTCACGGTCTCGGCCAGCACGCTGATCGCGATGTGGACTGACATCGGCGCCTGCGTGGCGCGTGCCGGCGTGCGCAAGCTGGTGCTCTACAACAGCCACGGCGGCCAGATGAGCGTGATGGACATCGTGGCGCGCGACCTGCGCGAAGCGCACGGGATGATGGTGGTGGCCGCCAACTGGTACACGCTGGGCCTGCCCGAGGGCCTGTTCACCGCGCACGAAGGCAAGCACGGCATCCACGCCGGCGACCTCGAGAGCTCGGTGATGCTGCACCTCACGCCCGACTACGTGCGCGCCGACCAGTTCCGCAACTTCCACTCGATGACCGAGGACCTGGCGGCCGAGAACAAGTACCTCTCGATCACGCCCAGCGGCAAGCTCGGCTGGCAGATGCACGACATCAACCCGATGGGCGCGGCCGGCGACGCCACCCGCGCCACCGCCGAGAAGGGCGCCGCGGTGCTCGACCACGTGGGTCGGCGCTTCGTCGACCTGCTGCACGAGATCGACCGCTTCCCGCTGTCGCGCCTGGCCAACGAGCCCGCCTGGCGCTAG